The Cryptococcus neoformans var. neoformans B-3501A chromosome 4, whole genome shotgun sequence genome has a window encoding:
- a CDS encoding hypothetical protein (HMMPfam hit to Exonuc_X-T, Exonuclease, score: 82.3, E(): 1.2e-21), whose amino-acid sequence MNYNPLHLLPLPPTALDPKPIPTSLTLDPFSDVLWVGASSGIVSALCSPLTLARNVHFPAHGCKIGGGGFSAQGVSAVREVRVTDRDVWTLTEGGIGGRKRGGAPKWIVSDVTRSLRTMSPNPTNSHELITGGSGSLLLANTARGEVVRSIENSSPVVKLAPLHRTVLAAGLSGQVTVLDPRTGFKAAQNISPVQAHTGGLSGADVQGNIVATWGWTHMQGHPLPDPLIRLYDVRALRPLPPISFSSGPAFVLLHPSSSSHIVVSSQQGMLQTIDMSLGPSATVFQQLDVSSYITSMALSSRGDYLAFGDGDGQLHVWTTNETGENAAVDENGSIVLPPFNGYDGVKPEWPDQVDPLPTIAWEESTPLNLVGMPYYNEALLSQFPSECYATSTSPLFNPPATIPQPVLSSMKMVDFVGYAPNPKELRGKRYVLRAVPGAEGRARGKGRRDSGPRFRSEKDKKGTYKDKEEIEEELNDGEVPKYYRKVEIKYSKFGIEDFDFEFYNRTNYSGLETDILNSYTNSLLQALHYTLPLRAIATAHICVDCKKEHCLLCEAGFLFRMLEDAKGRNCQASNFSRAFSATSQAYALGLMDENTNSKSTAPYGSLIQNFNRWLLSTFSTESIVDGETFHLRPFPQKTSGLDGLSMNDGPSAIDQVLGVKIKTTNTCRHCGFVSSRDSTLHVVDLVYPKKMNPRLSFSDILRSSLIRDSTTKAICSSCKAFAPLDSRRSLSPSSGHPLPPVLSVNAMVTNSDVYGFWKDKKDVKEKDGVRRFLPKRVTIREVGKLENGQEEGVKYSIRSMVVQIQESPDAVAHLVSFVKMPSKDGSSAWIMFNDFLVRPVSEDEVLSFPDQWKVPAVIILERENAEELLNLEVLPKELDREILFKDVSIAWNRKQDMIKHKILQREEMPKRGTLVAIDAEFVALQQEEMEFRSDGTKNILRPSHMSLARVSVLRGEGEMEGKPFIDDYIHTSEAVVDYLTEFSGIKAGDLDPNNSPHTLVPLKVAYKKLRLLVDLGCIFVGHGLSKDFRTINIFVPPEQVMDTVLIYTLPGSQRKLSLRFLAWYLLHQDIQTNSHDSIEDAHFALLLCKLWMDYASESEEAFEIVMEDIFAEGKKLAFKPPSSAGNMMAEQQLSPVSFPPLSNGDQTVARAVVKSRMATPPPPTKLGLPQWASQNSPSPLRR is encoded by the exons ATGAACTATaaccctctccatctcctgcCCCTCCCACCGACAGCCCTCGACCCCAAACCCATCCCGACATCCCTCACTCTCGATCCCTTTTCCGATGTCCTCTGGGTCGGCGCATCCTCCGGAATCGTCTCGGCACTATGTTCTCCTCTAACTCTTGCTAGGAATGTACACTTCCCCGCCCATGGATGCAAGATCGGAGGCGGAGGGTTTAGCGCGCAAGGCGTGAGTGCTGTGAGGGAGGTCAGGGTTACAGACAGAGATGTTTGGACTTTAACAGAAGGTGGTATCGGAGgacggaagagaggaggagcgcCCAAATGGATTGTCAG TGATGTGACGCGCTCCCTCCGAACGATGTCTCCCAATCCCACCAACTCTCACGAACTCATCACTGGCGGTTCTGgctcacttcttctcgccaacACTGCCCGAGGTGAAGTGGTGAGGAGCATAGAGAACTCCAGCCCTGTGGTCAAACTTGCCCCATTACATCGAACCGTCCTAGCCGCGGGCTTGTCTGGTCAAGTCACCGTGCTCGACCCTAGAACAGGCTTTAAAGCTGCGCAGAATATAAGTCCAGTACAGGCCCACACCGGCGGATTGAGTGGGGCGGATGTTCAAGGCAATATCGTCGCTACTTGGGGTTGGACACACAT GCAAGGGCATCCTCTACCCGATCCTCTGATTCGTCTGTATGACGTCCGAGCTCTacgacctcttcctcctatctccttttcatccgGCCCGGCTTTCGTCTTGCtacatccttcttcctcctcgcaTATAGTTGTCTCTTCACAGCAAGGCATGCTTCAAACAATTGACATGTCGCTCGGTCCATCCGCTACCGTCTTTCAGCAACTTGATGTCAGCTCGTACATTACCTCCATGGCTCTTAGTTCTCGAGGGGACTACCTTGCATTTGGCGATGGGGATGGGCAATTGCACGTCTGGACCACGAATGAGACGGGGGAGAACGCAGCggttgatgagaatgggTCAATTGTCCTACCTCCTTTCAATGGGTACGATGGGGTTAAACCGGAATGGCCCGATCAAGTTGATCCTTTACCGACAATTgcatgggaagaaagcACCCCCTTGAATCTTGTGGGAATGCCATACTATAATGAAGCACTACTTTCACAATTTCCATCGGAGTGCTATGCTACGTCCACTTCTCCCTTATTTAATCCTCCGGCCACCATCCCTCAGCCTGTCCTCTCGTCTATGAAGATGGTAGACTTTGTGGGGTACGCGCCGAATCCAAAAGAGCTGAGAGGTAAACGATACGTCTTACGTGCTGTTCCTGGTGCTGAAGGCCGAGCTAGaggaaaggggaggagagataGCGGGCCCAGGTTCAGAAGCGAGAAGGATAAAAAGGGGACCTACAAAGACAAAGAGGAGATAGAGGAGGAGCTTAACGATGGGGAGGTCCCGAAATATTATAGAAAGGTGGAGATCAAATATTCCAAATTTGGAATCGAGGATTTTGACTTTGA GTTCTATAACCGCACAAATTACTCTGGACTGGAAACAGATATTCTCAACTCGTACACCAACTCTCTCCTCCAAGCTCTTCACTACACACTTCCCCTACGAGCCATTGCTACTGCTCACATCTGTGTTGACTGTAAAAAGGAACATTGTCTCTTGTGTGAGGCGGGCTTCTTATTCAGAATGCTAGAAGACgcgaaaggaaggaatTGTCAGGCAAGCAACTTTTCAAGAGCTTTTAGCGCCACCAGCCAGGCCTACGCTCTAGGTTTAATGGACGAGAACACCAACAGCAAATCGACCGCACCATACGGTTCTCTCATACAGAATTTCAACCGATGGCTCCTATCTACGTTCAGTACTGAATCCATTGTCGACGGTGAAACCTTCCACCttcgcccttttcctcagaAGACTTCTGGACTGGATGGGTTATCAATGAATGATGGACCGTCTGCAATCGACCAGGTGCTAGGTGTCAAAATTAAAACCACCAATACTTGCAGACATTGCGGATTTGTTTCATCTAGAGACTCAACTTTGCATGTTGTTGACTTGGTATATCCGAAGAAAATG AATCCTCGACTTTCGTTCTCGGATATCCTACGCTCCTCTCTCATTCGAGATTCGACCACCAAGGCCATCTGCTCCTCATGCAAAGCCTTTGCCCCTCTTGATTCTCGGCGTAGCctctcgccttcctctGGGCATCCGCTTCCTCCAGTGCTTTCAGTTAACGCGATGGTGACTAACTCTGACGTATATGGCTTCTGGAAAGACAAGAAAGACGtaaaggaaaaagatggcGTGAGGAGGTTCTTACCGAAGAGGGTAACAATTAGAGAAGTAGGGAAGCTTGAGAATGgccaggaggaaggggtCAAGTATTCCATTCGG TCGATGGTGGTACAAATACAAGAATCACCAGACGCTGTAGCTCATCTTGTGTCTTTCGTCAAAA TGCCATCAAAAGACGGCTCCTCGGCATGGATCATGTTCAATGATTTCCTCGTCCGACCAGTCTCGGAGGACGAagttctttctttccccgACCAATGGAAGGTGCCAGCTGTGATCATCCTCGAAAGGGAGAATGCGGAAGAGCTGCTGAATTTAGAAGTGTTGCCCAAGGAGCTTGACAGAGAGATATTATTCAAAGATGTGTCTATCGCTTG GAACCGCAAGCAAGACATGATTAAACACAAGATATTACAACGGGAGGAGATGCCAAAAAGAGGGACCCTCGTTGCTATCGACGCCGAATTTGTGGCTCTCCAGCAA gaagaaatggagTTCCGATCGGACGGTACCAAGAATATTCTTCGACCGTCACATATGTCTTTGGCGCGGGTGTCAGTCTTgcgaggagaaggggaaatgGAAGGGAAGCCATTTATTGACGATTATATTCACACGAGTGAGGCTGTGGTGGACTATCTTACCGAATTCAGTGGTATCAAGG CGGGGGATTTGGACCCGAACAACTCACCGCATACTCTTGTGCCTCTCAAGGTTGCCTACAAGAAGTTAAGATTGC TGGTGGACCTTGGATGCATCTTTGTCGGCCACGGTTTATCGAAAGATTTTAGAACCATTA ACATCTTCGTCCCACCTGAACAAGTCATGGACACTGTCCTGATCTACACCTTGCCAGGAAGTCAGCGTAAACTCTCTCTTCGATTCCTTGCATGGTATCTCCTACATCAAGACATTCAAACAAACTCCCATGATTCTATCGAAGACGCACACTTCGCCCTGCTACTTTGCAAGTTATGGATGGATTACGCCTCggaaagtgaagaagcGTTTGAGATTGTGATGGAGGACATTTTTGCTGAAGGGAAAAAGTTGGCCTTCAAACCCCCAAGCAGTGCTGGAAACATGATGGCGGAACAGCAGTTATCGCCGGTTAGTTTTCCTCCATTATCGAATGGTGATCAGACGGTGGCTCGTGCAGTGGTTAAGTCAAGAATGGCTacccctccgcctcctACGAAATTGGGGCTGCCGCAATGGGCATCTCAGAACAGCCCCAGTCCATTAAGACGGTAG